A part of Geothrix oryzae genomic DNA contains:
- a CDS encoding cupin domain-containing protein, translated as MTTCELETLKGLIDSTPDVAVLINLRDYYAQRSLPEKGVDSEVVYECPRTQMMIRTAVKGTTIGRHFHTVCDEYVIVVGGKGEIMVNGEWKPVKAGDVHVCPRGIVHDTRALEEDLQYLSIFTPHLPAGTDINWLK; from the coding sequence ATGACGACTTGCGAGCTGGAAACCCTGAAGGGCCTCATCGACTCCACTCCGGATGTGGCCGTCCTGATCAACCTGCGCGACTACTATGCCCAGCGGTCCCTGCCCGAGAAGGGCGTGGACAGCGAGGTGGTCTACGAGTGCCCGCGCACGCAGATGATGATCCGGACCGCCGTGAAGGGCACCACCATCGGCCGCCACTTCCACACGGTCTGCGACGAGTATGTGATCGTGGTCGGCGGCAAGGGCGAGATCATGGTCAACGGCGAGTGGAAACCCGTGAAGGCCGGCGATGTGCATGTCTGCCCCCGGGGCATCGTCCACGACACCCGGGCGCTGGAGGAGGATCTCCAGTACCTGTCGATCTTCACGCCGCACCTCCCTGCC